In a genomic window of Streptomyces pristinaespiralis:
- a CDS encoding putative baseplate assembly protein — MSAVCGCGCGGHDERHAPPAVHNPPGRRSLDYRVGEYGSFLAAMLDRLASPAYPALRGLTVRTPDDPSIGLLESWAVVGDLLTFHSERIAEEAYLRTANEHRSLALLGRLVGHRPRPGIAADTHLAYTLDRDPREAEVSVVIPRGSRSNSVPTTSGEQSQVFETGEDLTARASWNELAVRRRRPSLLTPADLERRSAVRIAGTASALSTGDRLLFVFGGERAGDGGGQAGTPGERRLLSVARVSVDRDDDVTVIGLPQSAPPVLGELVDELREWITEDDRETEDGAPTPGNPNPRPVSRYIEEFDAQVLAPLRADLDDLGTPAAFAARLAGPHERLAEAQAVAAAHEEVAAWFERLEAVVGDLRERAADLEPSRPAPPEEVELSPGSSALLALGAVLPALRTRDVRPGTAGRSAARRRASGSELAAQLLSVLEPRVADGLYPAWRQAAPAVPALLREVQAMRVTAAPFGATAPLRPVQDARGRVVRQTDWPLSGAALTTMRVVYDPAGRVPVRAEFQHVETGSSVQVSENLPTEKTFELGPGRVTLRTRAGQDHDLSWLSRRPADSQEPGVTARLEDGLPERTLFVSRPGEDGRVRVAVHNGETKSWLLAPGEHHQIRHGDHELTVRYTVGSEPANVEIGVATVPRPADRHVLALDSVQDSITVGSWVAIERPRKGRDTPDGIPGDAKLSFVTTRVTSVRTAVYTDYGITGRGTELTLAEPWLDDHDVLLSNIRDATVHAGGQSLRLADEPLGEDVHGDELELAELYDGLRPGRHLAVSGERTDVPPGGSGGSGITGTELVVVAGVEQVVDPLLPGDHVHTRLTLTTGLAHRYRRDTVRVLGNVVPATHGESRDEPIGSGDAGRTGQTFALWQSPLTWLPANNPLGATPELEIRVDGLLWHEVDSLAGRGPRDRVYVTGTTADGRTTVTFGDGVHGARLPTGSENVRARYRFGTGRAANVRANRITQAVTRPLGVTGVTNPQAATGGADADGPGLTRRTIPLAVSALDRLVSVRDYEDFARSRAGIGRAVAREVFDGRRQVLHVTVAGVDDIPVAGDSDVLRALRSSLARYGDGRLPVRVDVREPVLLLLAAKVKVAPDHTWSVVEPRLRQALLRTFGPEGRELGRPARLSEVMATAHRVPGVDHVDVDVFGGVPASVTPGELTGLGERLDGPAATVPARHAEYEEVVHRVTADGGETLTSVAARHGIPLAELLRLNPDITDTRPLEKGRRVFVFRGVRPAQLALLTPQVPDTLILTEVTA, encoded by the coding sequence ATGAGCGCCGTGTGCGGTTGCGGCTGCGGGGGCCACGACGAGCGGCACGCGCCGCCGGCGGTCCACAATCCGCCGGGGCGCCGGTCGCTGGACTACCGGGTGGGTGAGTACGGCTCGTTCCTCGCGGCGATGCTGGACCGGCTCGCCTCGCCCGCCTACCCGGCGCTGCGGGGCCTGACCGTCCGTACGCCGGACGATCCGTCGATCGGGCTGCTGGAGTCGTGGGCGGTCGTCGGCGACCTGCTCACGTTCCATTCGGAGCGCATCGCGGAGGAGGCGTACCTGCGCACCGCCAACGAGCACCGCTCGCTGGCGCTGCTCGGGCGTCTGGTGGGACACCGTCCGCGTCCGGGCATCGCCGCCGACACGCATCTCGCGTACACCCTGGACCGGGATCCGCGGGAGGCGGAGGTGTCCGTGGTGATCCCGCGCGGTTCGCGCAGCAACAGCGTGCCCACGACGTCGGGCGAGCAGTCCCAGGTCTTCGAGACGGGCGAGGACCTCACGGCCCGCGCGTCGTGGAACGAGCTGGCGGTGCGCCGGCGCAGGCCGTCGCTGCTGACCCCCGCCGACCTGGAGCGGCGCTCCGCAGTACGGATCGCCGGGACGGCGTCGGCGCTGAGCACCGGTGACCGGCTGCTGTTCGTGTTCGGCGGTGAGCGGGCCGGGGACGGCGGCGGGCAGGCCGGGACGCCCGGCGAGCGCCGGCTGCTGAGCGTCGCCCGGGTGTCGGTCGACCGGGACGACGACGTCACGGTGATCGGGCTGCCGCAGTCCGCGCCGCCCGTACTGGGCGAGCTGGTCGACGAGCTGCGGGAGTGGATCACCGAGGACGACCGGGAGACGGAGGACGGCGCGCCGACGCCCGGCAACCCCAACCCCCGTCCGGTGAGCCGGTACATCGAGGAGTTCGACGCCCAGGTGCTGGCTCCGCTGCGGGCCGATCTGGACGACCTGGGGACACCCGCCGCGTTCGCCGCCCGGCTCGCCGGGCCCCACGAACGGCTGGCGGAGGCGCAGGCGGTGGCGGCGGCCCATGAGGAAGTGGCCGCCTGGTTCGAGCGGTTGGAGGCCGTCGTCGGCGATTTGCGCGAACGGGCGGCCGATCTGGAGCCGTCACGTCCGGCGCCGCCGGAGGAGGTGGAGCTCTCCCCCGGCTCGTCCGCGCTGCTGGCGCTGGGCGCGGTGCTGCCCGCGCTGCGCACACGTGACGTGCGGCCGGGTACGGCGGGCCGGTCCGCCGCCCGGCGCCGGGCGTCCGGCTCGGAACTGGCGGCGCAGCTGCTGTCGGTCCTCGAGCCGAGGGTGGCCGACGGGCTGTACCCGGCATGGCGGCAGGCGGCCCCGGCCGTCCCCGCCCTGCTGCGTGAGGTGCAGGCGATGCGGGTGACGGCGGCTCCGTTCGGTGCGACCGCACCGCTGCGGCCGGTGCAGGACGCCCGTGGGCGGGTGGTCAGGCAGACGGACTGGCCGCTGAGCGGAGCGGCGCTGACGACGATGCGGGTGGTGTACGACCCGGCGGGCCGGGTGCCCGTGCGTGCCGAGTTCCAGCACGTGGAGACGGGTTCCTCGGTGCAGGTGTCGGAGAACCTGCCGACGGAGAAGACGTTCGAACTGGGGCCGGGGCGGGTCACGTTGCGCACCCGTGCCGGTCAGGACCACGATCTGAGCTGGCTGAGCAGGCGGCCCGCGGACTCCCAGGAGCCAGGTGTGACGGCCCGGCTGGAGGACGGGCTGCCCGAGCGGACGCTGTTCGTGTCCCGGCCGGGAGAGGACGGCCGGGTGCGGGTGGCCGTGCACAACGGCGAGACGAAGAGCTGGCTGCTCGCGCCCGGGGAGCACCACCAGATCCGGCACGGCGATCACGAGCTGACGGTCCGTTACACGGTGGGCAGCGAGCCGGCGAACGTGGAGATCGGCGTCGCCACCGTGCCCCGGCCGGCCGACCGGCACGTCCTCGCGCTGGACTCGGTGCAGGACTCGATCACCGTCGGTTCCTGGGTGGCGATCGAACGGCCCCGCAAGGGGCGGGACACCCCGGACGGAATCCCCGGCGACGCGAAGCTCTCCTTCGTCACGACCCGGGTCACCTCCGTGCGCACGGCCGTGTACACCGACTACGGCATCACGGGCCGCGGCACGGAGTTGACGCTCGCGGAGCCGTGGCTGGACGACCACGACGTCCTGCTGTCCAACATCCGTGACGCCACGGTGCACGCCGGCGGGCAGTCGCTGCGCCTCGCCGACGAACCGCTCGGTGAGGACGTCCACGGCGACGAGCTGGAGCTGGCGGAGCTGTACGACGGGCTGCGCCCGGGGCGGCACCTGGCGGTGTCGGGCGAGCGAACGGACGTACCGCCGGGCGGGTCCGGCGGCTCCGGGATCACCGGGACCGAGCTGGTGGTGGTCGCCGGGGTCGAGCAGGTCGTCGATCCGCTGCTGCCGGGCGATCATGTGCACACCAGGCTGACGCTCACCACGGGTCTGGCGCACCGCTACCGCCGCGACACGGTCCGGGTGCTCGGCAACGTGGTGCCGGCGACGCACGGCGAGAGCCGGGACGAGCCGATCGGCAGCGGCGACGCCGGCCGCACCGGCCAGACGTTCGCCCTGTGGCAGTCCCCGCTGACCTGGCTGCCCGCGAACAATCCCCTGGGCGCGACGCCGGAGTTGGAGATCCGTGTCGACGGGCTGCTGTGGCACGAGGTGGACAGCCTCGCCGGGCGAGGGCCGCGCGACCGTGTGTACGTCACGGGCACCACGGCCGACGGCCGTACGACGGTGACCTTCGGCGACGGGGTGCACGGCGCCCGGCTGCCGACCGGGAGCGAGAACGTACGGGCCCGCTACCGCTTCGGCACCGGCCGGGCGGCGAACGTGCGGGCGAACCGCATCACCCAGGCGGTCACCCGCCCGCTCGGCGTCACCGGGGTGACCAACCCGCAGGCCGCGACGGGCGGCGCGGACGCCGACGGGCCGGGTCTGACCCGGCGCACGATCCCGCTGGCCGTGTCGGCACTCGACCGGCTGGTGTCGGTCAGGGACTACGAGGACTTCGCCCGTTCGCGGGCCGGCATCGGCCGGGCCGTCGCACGGGAGGTCTTCGACGGGCGGCGCCAGGTGCTGCATGTGACGGTGGCCGGCGTGGACGACATCCCGGTCGCCGGTGACTCCGACGTCCTGCGGGCGCTGCGTTCCTCACTGGCCCGGTACGGCGACGGGCGGCTGCCCGTGCGGGTCGACGTCCGCGAACCGGTGCTGCTGCTCCTCGCGGCGAAGGTGAAGGTCGCGCCCGACCACACCTGGTCGGTCGTGGAGCCGAGGCTCCGGCAGGCGCTGCTGCGCACGTTCGGCCCGGAAGGCAGGGAGCTCGGCCGTCCGGCGCGGCTGTCGGAGGTGATGGCGACGGCCCACCGGGTGCCGGGGGTGGACCACGTCGACGTCGACGTCTTCGGCGGCGTCCCGGCCTCCGTCACTCCGGGCGAACTGACGGGCCTGGGCGAACGCCTCGACGGGCCGGCGGCCACGGTCCCGGCCCGGCACGCCGAGTACGAGGAGGTGGTGCACCGCGTCACCGCCGACGGTGGCGAGACGCTCACCTCGGTCGCCGCCCGCCACGGCATCCCGCTCGCCGAGCTGCTGCGCCTGAACCCGGACATCACCGACACCCGGCCGCTGGAGAAGGGGCGGCGGGTGTTCGTCTTCCGGGGCGTCCGGCCGGCTCAACTCGCCCTGCTGACACCGCAGGTGCCCGACACGCTGATTCTGACGGAGGTCACCGCATGA
- a CDS encoding NADP-dependent succinic semialdehyde dehydrogenase: MPIATVNPATGETLETFDALGPEEIERRLDLARAAFGRHRTRSFGERAALLNRAADLLDQEQHDIARVMTTEMGKPIGAARAEAAKCAKAMRWYAARAEELLADEHPAAGDVEDSGAVRATVRYRPLGVVLAVMPWNFPLWQVVRFAAPALMAGNVGLLKHASNVPRTALYLEDLFTRAGFPEGCFQTLLVGSDAIESLLRDSRVAAATLTGSEGAGRAVASVAGDEVKKTVLELGGSDAYIVMPSADLGRAVGTAVTARVQNNGQSCIAAKRFIVHADVYDEFCDRFTAAMKELTVGDPMDESTDVGPLASERGRTDLEELVDDAVGHGATARCGGRRPGHLDRGWYYEPTVLTDVSDRMRIHREEAFGPVASVYRVADAHEALAVANDSPFGLSSNAWTRDRSEVELFSQDLEAGGVFFNGMTASHPALPFGGVKRSGYGRELSGHGIREFCNVTTLWHGEETEK, from the coding sequence ATGCCCATCGCCACGGTCAACCCGGCGACCGGCGAGACACTCGAGACGTTCGACGCGCTGGGCCCCGAGGAGATCGAGCGCCGGCTCGACCTCGCCCGCGCCGCCTTCGGCCGGCACCGCACCCGGTCCTTCGGCGAGCGCGCCGCCCTGCTGAACCGGGCCGCTGACCTGCTGGACCAGGAACAGCACGACATCGCCCGGGTGATGACGACCGAGATGGGCAAGCCGATCGGGGCCGCCCGCGCGGAGGCGGCCAAGTGCGCCAAGGCCATGCGGTGGTACGCGGCCCGGGCGGAGGAGCTGCTGGCCGACGAGCACCCGGCGGCAGGCGACGTCGAGGACTCCGGAGCCGTACGGGCCACGGTCCGCTACCGGCCCCTCGGCGTGGTCCTCGCCGTCATGCCGTGGAACTTCCCGCTCTGGCAGGTCGTCCGCTTCGCGGCCCCCGCGCTGATGGCGGGAAACGTCGGACTGCTCAAGCACGCCTCCAACGTGCCCCGGACCGCGCTGTACCTGGAGGACCTCTTCACCCGCGCCGGATTCCCCGAAGGATGCTTCCAGACGCTGCTCGTCGGCTCCGACGCCATCGAGTCGCTCCTGCGCGACAGCCGTGTGGCGGCAGCGACGCTGACCGGCAGCGAGGGCGCCGGACGCGCCGTCGCCTCCGTCGCCGGCGACGAGGTCAAGAAGACCGTGCTGGAACTCGGCGGCAGCGACGCGTACATCGTCATGCCGTCCGCCGACCTCGGCCGCGCCGTCGGCACCGCCGTGACGGCCCGCGTCCAGAACAACGGCCAGTCCTGCATCGCCGCCAAGCGCTTCATCGTGCACGCGGACGTGTACGACGAGTTCTGCGACCGGTTCACGGCCGCGATGAAGGAGCTGACCGTCGGTGACCCGATGGACGAGTCCACCGACGTCGGGCCGCTCGCCAGCGAGCGGGGCCGAACCGATCTGGAGGAACTCGTCGACGACGCCGTGGGCCACGGCGCCACGGCACGCTGCGGAGGCCGCCGCCCCGGACACCTCGACCGCGGCTGGTACTACGAGCCCACCGTCCTGACCGATGTGTCCGACCGGATGCGCATCCACCGGGAGGAGGCGTTCGGCCCCGTGGCGTCCGTCTACCGGGTGGCCGACGCGCACGAGGCGCTGGCCGTCGCCAACGACAGCCCCTTCGGCCTCAGTTCGAACGCCTGGACACGCGACCGGTCGGAGGTGGAGCTCTTCTCACAGGACCTCGAGGCGGGCGGCGTGTTCTTCAACGGCATGACCGCCTCCCATCCGGCGCTGCCCTTCGGCGGCGTCAAACGGTCCGGCTACGGACGGGAGCTGTCCGGGCACGGCATCCGGGAGTTCTGCAACGTCACGACCCTGTGGCACGGCGAGGAGACGGAGAAGTAG
- a CDS encoding MFS transporter, giving the protein MPQSTADQPPGASADAPEHRTRGVVPVLAFAGIAVAVMQTLLVPVIKDLPALLTTSAADATWVLTATLLAGAVATPIMGRLGDLYGKRRMLLASLAVMVAGSLVCGFTDDLVVMIVGRALQGFGMGAIPLGIGIMRDLLPPRRLGSAMGLMSSSIGVGGGLALPAAALIAQHADWHALFFTAAGLGALSMLLTVLVVPESPLRAPGRFDRLGALGLSAGLVLLLLPVTKGGDWGWASTTTLGLFGGAVLVLGLWGVWELRIPAPLVDLRTTARREVLLTNLASIMVGVAFYAITLVLPQLLQLPRSTGHGLGMSMVVAGLCVAPLGVTMMFVAPLYARISARRGPKVSLMLGLLIIAAGYGAGLWMMSAAWQTVVISVVVGAGIGLAYSSLPTLIMGAVDPSETGAANGLNTLMRSIGTSVSSAVIGMVLAHTSVRAGTVEVPSMQGFRIAFLIATAAVLVGLALASFLPSRDRTKRPVLLASGGDTPDRQAAVTVRP; this is encoded by the coding sequence ATGCCGCAGTCGACAGCCGACCAGCCCCCGGGAGCGTCCGCGGACGCTCCCGAGCACAGAACCAGGGGCGTCGTGCCGGTCCTGGCGTTCGCGGGCATCGCGGTCGCGGTGATGCAGACCCTGCTGGTCCCGGTGATCAAGGATCTGCCGGCGCTGCTCACCACCTCGGCCGCCGACGCGACCTGGGTGCTGACGGCCACTCTGCTGGCGGGCGCGGTGGCGACGCCGATCATGGGCCGCCTCGGCGATCTGTACGGAAAGCGCCGGATGCTGCTGGCGAGCCTGGCCGTCATGGTGGCCGGCTCGCTGGTCTGCGGATTCACCGACGATCTGGTGGTCATGATCGTCGGACGGGCGCTCCAGGGGTTCGGCATGGGCGCGATACCGCTCGGCATCGGCATCATGCGCGATCTGCTGCCCCCTCGGCGGCTGGGTTCCGCCATGGGCCTGATGAGCTCCTCGATCGGCGTCGGCGGCGGACTCGCGCTCCCCGCGGCGGCGCTGATCGCCCAGCACGCCGACTGGCACGCCCTGTTCTTCACCGCGGCCGGCCTGGGTGCGCTGTCCATGCTGCTGACCGTGCTCGTCGTACCGGAGTCGCCGCTGCGGGCGCCCGGGCGTTTCGACCGGCTCGGGGCCCTGGGTCTGAGCGCCGGTCTGGTCCTGCTCCTGCTGCCCGTCACCAAGGGCGGCGACTGGGGGTGGGCGTCCACCACGACGCTCGGCCTGTTCGGCGGCGCCGTCCTGGTGCTCGGCCTGTGGGGCGTGTGGGAGCTGCGCATCCCCGCGCCGCTGGTCGACCTGCGGACCACCGCCAGGCGCGAGGTGCTGCTCACCAACCTCGCCTCGATCATGGTGGGGGTCGCGTTCTACGCCATCACGCTGGTGCTCCCCCAGTTGCTCCAGCTGCCCCGCTCCACGGGACACGGTCTGGGGATGTCGATGGTCGTGGCCGGCCTGTGCGTCGCCCCGCTGGGCGTCACCATGATGTTCGTGGCCCCCTTGTACGCGCGGATCTCCGCCCGGCGGGGTCCGAAGGTCTCGCTGATGCTGGGCCTCCTGATCATCGCCGCCGGTTACGGCGCGGGGCTCTGGATGATGAGCGCGGCCTGGCAGACGGTCGTCATCTCGGTGGTGGTGGGCGCGGGCATCGGCCTCGCCTACTCCTCCCTCCCCACACTCATCATGGGCGCCGTCGACCCGTCGGAGACGGGGGCGGCCAACGGCCTGAACACGCTGATGCGCTCGATCGGCACCTCCGTGTCCAGCGCGGTGATCGGGATGGTGCTCGCCCACACCTCGGTGCGTGCGGGCACGGTGGAGGTGCCCAGCATGCAGGGCTTCCGCATCGCGTTCCTGATCGCCACCGCGGCGGTGCTCGTCGGTCTGGCGCTGGCCTCGTTCCTGCCGTCCCGCGACAGGACGAAGCGGCCGGTGCTGCTGGCCTCCGGCGGGGACACCCCGGACCGGCAGGCGGCCGTCACCGTCCGGCCGTAG
- a CDS encoding peptidoglycan-binding protein has product MATPLSADKLLRALRNEGLRVVEHRSWRTHNRNHKGPWGPVNGVMIHHTVTSGTSSSVELCYNGHSSLPGPLCHGVIAKDGTVYLVGNGRANHAGLGDDDVLRAVINESATLPADNEANTDGNRHFYGFECVNLGDGKDPWPAAQLEAIEKAAAAICRAHGWSQRSVIGHKEWQPGKVDPRGFTMDAMRSRIKERLGGKPSGPTTPPAPTYEPFPGAAFFQVGRRSAVITAMGRRLVAEGCGRYEQGPGPEWTEADRKSYAAWQRKLGYSGSDADGIPGRTSWDKLKVPNV; this is encoded by the coding sequence ATGGCAACGCCGCTGTCCGCCGACAAACTGCTCAGAGCCTTACGCAACGAAGGACTGCGTGTCGTCGAGCACCGAAGCTGGCGCACGCACAACCGCAACCACAAGGGCCCGTGGGGACCGGTGAACGGTGTGATGATCCATCACACCGTCACGTCCGGTACCTCCAGTTCCGTCGAGCTCTGCTACAACGGCCACTCCAGTCTGCCCGGCCCGCTGTGCCACGGAGTGATCGCCAAGGACGGGACGGTGTACCTGGTCGGCAACGGCCGGGCCAACCACGCCGGCCTCGGCGACGACGACGTGCTGCGGGCCGTGATCAACGAGTCGGCGACGCTGCCCGCCGACAACGAGGCCAACACCGACGGCAACCGCCACTTCTACGGCTTCGAGTGCGTCAACCTCGGCGACGGCAAGGACCCGTGGCCGGCGGCGCAGTTGGAGGCGATCGAGAAGGCGGCGGCCGCGATCTGCCGTGCCCACGGCTGGTCGCAGCGGTCGGTCATCGGCCACAAGGAGTGGCAGCCGGGAAAGGTCGACCCGCGCGGCTTCACCATGGACGCGATGCGCAGCCGCATCAAGGAACGGCTCGGCGGCAAGCCGTCGGGGCCGACGACCCCGCCCGCGCCCACCTACGAGCCGTTCCCCGGGGCGGCGTTCTTCCAGGTGGGCAGACGCAGCGCCGTCATCACGGCGATGGGCAGACGCCTGGTCGCCGAGGGCTGCGGCCGCTACGAGCAGGGTCCGGGGCCCGAATGGACGGAGGCGGACCGCAAGTCGTACGCGGCGTGGCAGCGCAAGCTCGGCTACTCGGGCAGCGACGCGGACGGCATTCCGGGCAGGACGAGCTGGGACAAGCTCAAGGTCCCGAACGTCTGA
- a CDS encoding LLM class F420-dependent oxidoreductase, whose translation MVQFGYTMMTEQAGPRDLVGHVVGAEEAGFDFSVISDHYFPWLASQGHAPYAWSVLGAAAQATSRIPLMTYVTCPTTRYHPAVVAQKAATVQLLSEGRFRLGLGSGENLNEHVVGGDWPAAHVRLEMLEEAAGIIRRLLDGEHVTHHGAHFDVVDAKLWDVPADRVPIGVAVSGDKSCAVAGRTADLVIATEPKKELLDAFDRHGGTGKPRVGQLPVCYDTDRDAAVKRAHDQFRWAVGGWRVNAELPGPKSFEQATELVTEDDVARTVPCGDDVGAFVDAVRAYVDAGFTEVALVQVGGDHQEPFLEWARGTLLPALREL comes from the coding sequence ATGGTGCAGTTCGGATACACGATGATGACGGAGCAGGCCGGACCGCGGGACCTGGTCGGCCATGTGGTCGGTGCGGAGGAGGCCGGGTTCGACTTCTCCGTCATCTCCGACCACTACTTCCCCTGGCTGGCCTCACAGGGCCACGCCCCGTACGCCTGGAGCGTCCTCGGCGCCGCGGCCCAGGCCACCTCGCGGATCCCGCTGATGACGTACGTGACCTGCCCGACCACCCGCTACCACCCGGCCGTCGTGGCGCAGAAGGCCGCCACCGTGCAACTGCTGTCCGAGGGGCGCTTCCGCCTCGGACTGGGCTCCGGCGAGAACCTCAACGAGCATGTCGTGGGCGGCGACTGGCCCGCCGCGCACGTACGGCTGGAGATGCTGGAGGAGGCGGCGGGAATCATCCGCCGGCTCCTCGACGGTGAGCATGTCACCCACCACGGCGCCCACTTCGACGTCGTCGACGCCAAGCTGTGGGACGTACCCGCCGACCGGGTGCCGATCGGTGTCGCCGTCTCCGGCGACAAGTCCTGCGCCGTCGCGGGCCGGACCGCCGACCTGGTCATCGCCACCGAGCCGAAGAAGGAACTCCTCGACGCCTTCGACCGTCACGGCGGCACGGGCAAGCCCCGCGTCGGCCAGCTGCCCGTCTGCTACGACACCGACCGGGACGCCGCGGTGAAACGGGCGCACGACCAGTTCCGCTGGGCCGTCGGCGGCTGGCGGGTCAACGCGGAACTCCCGGGCCCCAAGTCCTTCGAGCAGGCCACGGAGCTCGTCACGGAGGACGACGTCGCGCGGACCGTCCCGTGCGGCGACGACGTCGGCGCCTTCGTCGACGCGGTCCGCGCGTACGTCGACGCGGGCTTCACCGAGGTCGCCCTCGTACAGGTCGGCGGCGACCATCAGGAGCCGTTCCTCGAATGGGCGCGCGGCACACTGCTGCCCGCCCTGCGCGAACTGTGA
- a CDS encoding DUF6519 domain-containing protein — translation MHADISRDTFRPERHYSAVIAQQGRVQLDADANEQAAIQLHQARTALSDLIGTHGGPSGATGFEVRFLGGSRELDDLSIGGGRYYVDGILVDATRPAPGVPVPDEDEAGDAATDPPATWTYWDQPDGHRDPERPGDRLPTRFPYLACLQVWERTVTAAEDPLLREVALGAAMPDTAARRKVVWQVVPVPGSELEVEDGATKDQVREAFAKWEAAQAPTARMAARSERPDRADEDPCLVRPDARYRGPENQLYRVEIHDGGPAGEATFKWSRENGSVTLPVDELDGTWVELGSVGNDDKLGLSVGDWVEFVDTAYTSRREPLPLLRVEELDLPGRRVRLSGEPDPSVGRRPELAPYLRRWDHRPGSRPAGSGRSRTAAPKSRGGALRIEEGAWLPLEDGVFVYFEAGRAYRSGDFWTVPARTATGSVEWPVDTARRPLLRPPHGVRVHRAPLAWVLGEGSVADLRLAFGPLAAPLPAADAEALAAEESAEQEALAAERAAEAGSTDPANGQIDQGRSEN, via the coding sequence ATGCACGCTGACATCTCGCGCGACACCTTCCGGCCGGAGCGGCACTACTCGGCGGTGATCGCGCAGCAGGGCCGCGTACAACTGGACGCCGACGCCAACGAGCAGGCGGCGATCCAGCTCCACCAGGCCCGGACCGCTCTGTCCGACCTGATCGGCACGCACGGCGGGCCGAGCGGCGCGACCGGTTTCGAGGTGCGTTTCCTCGGCGGCAGCCGGGAGCTCGACGACCTGTCCATCGGCGGCGGCCGCTACTACGTGGACGGCATCCTGGTCGACGCCACCCGGCCCGCGCCCGGCGTACCCGTGCCGGACGAGGACGAGGCCGGCGACGCGGCGACGGACCCGCCGGCCACCTGGACCTACTGGGACCAGCCGGACGGCCACCGCGACCCGGAGCGCCCCGGCGACCGGCTGCCGACCCGGTTCCCCTACCTGGCCTGCCTCCAGGTGTGGGAGCGGACGGTCACGGCGGCGGAGGACCCGCTGCTGCGCGAGGTCGCGCTGGGCGCGGCGATGCCCGACACCGCGGCCCGGCGGAAGGTGGTGTGGCAGGTCGTCCCGGTGCCCGGCTCCGAGCTGGAGGTCGAGGACGGGGCCACCAAGGACCAGGTCCGCGAGGCGTTCGCCAAGTGGGAGGCGGCGCAGGCGCCGACGGCCCGGATGGCGGCCCGCAGCGAACGCCCGGACCGGGCCGACGAGGACCCGTGCCTGGTGCGGCCGGACGCCCGCTACCGGGGGCCGGAGAACCAGCTCTACCGGGTGGAGATCCATGACGGCGGCCCGGCCGGCGAGGCGACGTTCAAGTGGTCCAGGGAGAACGGGTCCGTGACCCTCCCGGTCGACGAACTGGACGGCACCTGGGTGGAGCTGGGCTCGGTCGGCAACGACGACAAGCTCGGTCTGAGCGTGGGCGACTGGGTCGAGTTCGTCGACACCGCCTACACGAGCCGCCGGGAACCGCTGCCGCTGCTGCGGGTGGAGGAGCTCGACCTGCCGGGCCGGCGGGTGCGGCTGTCGGGCGAACCGGACCCTTCGGTGGGCAGGCGGCCCGAACTCGCCCCGTATCTGCGGCGCTGGGACCACCGTCCCGGTTCCCGTCCTGCTGGCTCAGGCCGTTCGAGGACGGCCGCGCCGAAGTCGCGTGGCGGTGCGCTGCGCATCGAGGAAGGAGCCTGGCTCCCGCTGGAGGACGGGGTGTTCGTGTACTTCGAGGCGGGCAGGGCCTACCGCTCCGGTGACTTCTGGACGGTGCCGGCGCGCACGGCGACCGGATCCGTGGAGTGGCCGGTGGACACCGCCCGGCGTCCGCTGCTGCGCCCGCCGCACGGGGTGCGGGTTCACCGCGCGCCTCTCGCGTGGGTCCTCGGCGAGGGCTCCGTGGCCGATCTCCGGCTGGCTTTCGGGCCGTTGGCCGCTCCGCTGCCCGCCGCGGACGCGGAGGCGCTCGCGGCGGAGGAGAGCGCCGAGCAGGAGGCCCTCGCCGCGGAGCGGGCCGCGGAGGCCGGTTCGACGGACCCCGCCAACGGGCAAATCGATCAGGGACGGTCCGAGAACTGA